One window of the Zea mays cultivar B73 chromosome 3, Zm-B73-REFERENCE-NAM-5.0, whole genome shotgun sequence genome contains the following:
- the LOC100384414 gene encoding uncharacterized protein isoform X2: MTYMSAAGEVHLVSGGSDGLLILWSADHIHDSRELVPKISMKAHDGGVVAVELSRVMGSAPQLITIGADKTLAIWDTVTFKEIRRIKPVPKLACHSVASWCHPRAPNLDILTCVKDSHIWAIEHPTYSALTRPLCELSSLVPPQVLALHKKLRVYCMVAHPLQPHLVATGTNIGIILSEFDPRALPAIAPLPTPTGNKEHSAVYIVERELKLLNFQLSNTANPSLGNAGVASDAGRSMNNSIEQLIVKQTKKHISTPAPHDSYSVLSVSSSGKYVAIVWPDIPSFAVYKANDWSVVDSGTGKLFAWDTCRDRYALVESALAPRMPLVVKGGSSKKAKEAAAAAAQAAAAAASAASAATVQVRILLDDGTAHVLQRSIDGRNEPVIGLHGGALLGVTYRTSRRISPLTATAISTVQSMPLSGFGGSGSSFASDDPFSSKEGPPQNFQLYSWETYQPVSGLLAQPEWTVWDQTVEYCAFAYQQYIVISSLRPQFRYLGDVSIPFATGAVWHRRQLFVSTPTTIECVFVDAGVAAIDIETKRIKQEMKAREAQSRAAEEHGDLALITVEAPQVTVSEKVSLRPPMLQVVRLASFQYAPSIPPFIVPKQSKFDGDDSVFQKELDDRRYAEVAVAGGGVSVAVTRFPPEQKRPIGPLVVVGVRDGVLWLVDRYMCAHALSLSHPGIRCRCLAAYGDPVSAVKWATRLGREHHDDLAQFMLGMGYATEALHLPGISKRLEFDLAMQSNDLKRALACLLTMSNSRDVGQETAAADATDVTQILSLAVAKQAKQESLTDAVQGIVKFVKEFFDLIDAADATGQSDIAREVLKRLAAAASVKGALHGQMLRGLALRLGNHGELTRLSGLVSNLITAGHGREAAFAAAVLGDNALMEKAWQDTGMLAEAVLHAQAHGRPSLRNLVITWNKMLQKELDHTPTVKTDAAAAFLASLEDPKLTSLGETEKKPPIEILPPGMPPLSAPPIVIKKAGAKPGLPNAAKASNGPIGAPMAQGAPMAHGTPGPQGVPMNQVTPSQGSHDEARPSDATVADAAAAVAEGTAAPPAAEGTSAPPAAEGTATPSSEEAKAAPGNEEGTSNPINEEATAAAVSVAAGSPDSAAAPAADTSSDAPAVNPTEDTVSAPSTEAPPELTDKPSSAEASLPPPPSVSGV; this comes from the exons ATGACGTACATGTCTGCAGCTGGTGAG GTACATTTAGTTTCTGGTGGCAGCGATGGCCTGCTGATATTATGGAGTGCTGATCATATCCATGACTCACGTGAGCTTGTGCCTAAAATTAGTATGAAG GCCCATGATGGAGGTGTTGTTGCAGTTGAACTTTCTAGGGTGATGGGGAGTGCTCCGCAGCTCATTACAATAGGGGCTGATAAAACTTTAGCCATATGGGATACTGTTACTTTCAAG GAAATAAGACGCATTAAACCAGTGCCTAAACTTGCTTGTCATAGTGTTGCATCGTGGTGTCATCCCCGTGCACCAAACCTTGATATTCTAACTTGTGTCAAGGACTCACATATTTG GGCCATAGAGCACCCAACTTATTCTGCTTTAACAAGACCGCTCTGCGAGCTGTCATCACTAGTTCCCCCACAGGTCCTTGCACTGCATAAGAAACTGAGG GTTTACTGCATGGTGGCACACCCCTTGCAGCCGCATCTTGTTGCTACTGGAACTAATATTGGTATCATATTAAGCGAGTTTGACCCAAGAGCACTTCCAGCTATTGCTCCTTTACCAACACCAACAGGCAACAAGGAACATTCTGCTGTTTACATAGTTGAAAGAGAACTTAAGTTACTGAATTTCCAATTGTCAAACACAGCGAATCCATCCCTTGGGAATGCTGGTGTTGCATCTGATGCAGGAAGGTCAATGAACAATTCAATAGAACAGTTGATAGTAAAGCAGACCAAGAAGCATATCAGCACTCCTGCTCCCCACGATTCCTATTCGGTCCTTTCAGTTAGCAGTTCTGGAAA GTATGTTGCAATTGTATGGCCAGATATCCCTTCTTTTGCTGTATACAAAGCAAATGATTGGTCAGTTGTTGATTCAGGCACAGGGAAGCTTTTTGCCTGGGACACTTGTCGAGACAGATATGCTCTGGTAGAGAGTGCATTGGCCCCAAGAATGCCACTTGTTGTTAAAGGTGGTTCTTCTAAAAAGGCAAAagaagcagcagcagctgcagctcaagcagcagctgcagcagctagTGCTGCTTCTGCTGCCACAGTGCAAGTGCGTATCTTATTAGATGATGGAACAGCACATGTTTTGCAGAGATCGATTGATGGTCGTAATGAACCA GTTATTGGATTGCATGGTGGTGCTTTACTTGGTGTCACATACCGTACATCTCGTAGAATCAGTCCTTTGACAGCAACAGCTATATCAACTGTTCAATCGATGCCCTTATCAGGTTTTGGTGGAAGTGGATCATCTTTTGCATCTGATGATCCATTTTCCTCTAAGGAAGGGCCTCCACAAAATTTCCAACTGTACAG CTGGGAGACCTATCAGCCTGTTAGTGGCCTACTTGCACAACCTGAGTGGACTGTGTGGGACCAAACTGTTGAGTATTGTGCATTTGCTTATCAGCAGTATATAGTGATTTCTTCCTTGCGGCCCCAATTTAGGTACCTTGGAGATGTTTCAATTCCCTTTGCAACTGGTGCCGTTTGGCATCGAAGGCAGTTATTTGTGTCTACACCAACAACAATTGA GTGTGTCTTTGTTGATGCTGGAGTGGCAGCGATTGACATTGAAACAAAAAGGATAAAACAAGAAATGAAAGCAAGAGAAGCTCAGAGTCGGGCAGCTGAAGAGCATGGAGATTTGGCTCTTATCACTGTTGAAGCTCCCCAGGTTACTGTGAGTGAAAAAGTATCATTGAGGCCACCAATGTTGCAG GTTGTTCGTTTAGCCTCCTTTCAGTACGCTCCATCGATACCACCATTTATAGTACCAAAGCAATCCAAGTTCGATGGAGATGATTCAGTGTTTCAGAAAGAACTGGATGACAGAAGGTATGCTGAAGTTGCTGTCGCTGGAGGAGGTGTGTCTGTTGCAGTAACTCGCTTCCCTCCTGAACAGAAGAGACCTATCGGACCTCTTGTTGTGGTTGGTGTAAGAGATGGAGTTCTCTGGCTTGTTGACAG GTATATGTGTGCACATGCCTTATCACTCAGCCATCCTGGTATAAGATGCCGTTGCCTTGCAGCATATGGGGACCCTGTTAGTGCTGTGAAATG GGCAACGAGACTTGGCAGAGAGCATCACGATGACCTGGCTCAGTTTATGCTGGGTATGGGCTATGCCACTGAAGCTCTCCATTTGCCTGGAATATCTAAGAG GCTGGAGTTCGACCTTGCAATGCAGAGCAATGACCTGAAAAGAGCACTTGCTTGTCTATTAACAATGAGCAATAGCCGAGATGTGGGACAAGAAACAGCTGCTGCTGATGCCACTGACGTTACCCAGATTCTTAGTTTGGCAGTAGCTAAGCAAGCTAAGCAGGAAAGTCTTACAGATGCCGTGCAGGGAATAGTGAAATTCGTCAAGGAGTTTTTTGACCTTATTGATGCAGCAGATGCCACTGGTCAATCTGACATTGCTCGTGAAGTTTTAAAGAGATTAGCGGCTGCAGCTTCTGTAAAGGGAGCACTCCATGGACAAATGCTGCGAGGCCTGGCACTCCGTCTTGGAAATCATGGGGAGCTTACTAGATTGTCG GGTCTGGTAAGCAATTTGATTACAGCTGGCCATGGACGCGAAGCAGCATTTGCTGCCGCAGTTCTGGGAGATAATGCCCTAATGGAGAAAGCATGGCAGGACACAGGAATGTTAGCTGAGGCTGTTTTACATGCTCAG GCCCATGGTCGTCCATCATTAAGGAACTTGGTTATAACATGGAACAAGATGCTACAAAAGGAACTGGATCACACACCGACTGTAAAAACCGATGCCGCCGCCGCATTCTTGGCTTCTCTCGAGGATCCAAAGCTCACAAGCTTGGGGGAAACTGAGAAAAAGCCTCCCATCGAAATACTTCCTCCTGGGATGCCTCCCCTATCTGCACCTCCGATCGTGATTAAAAAGGCTGGAGCAAAACCTGGTCTCCCTAATGCAGCAAAGGCGTCAAATGGGCCTATAGGTGCTCCTATGGCTCAAGGTGCTCCCATGGCTCATGGTACTCCTGGGCCACAAGGAGTCCCCATGAATCAAGTTACTCCATCACAGGGCAGTCATGACGAGGCAAGGCCATCAGATGCTACAGTGGCTGATGCAGCTGCCGCGGTTGCAGAAGGTACAGCAGCTCCCCCGGCTGCAGAAGGTACATCAGCTCCTCCGGCTGCAGAAGGTACAGCAACTCCCAGCAGTGAGGAAGCTAAAGCAGCACCTGGTAATGAGGAAGGCACATCAAATCCAATCAACGAGGAAGCCACAGCAGCTGCAGTTTCAGTTGCTGCAGGCAGCCCTGACTCTGCTGCTGCTCCTGCAGCTGATACTAGCTCGGACGCACCTGCTGTTAATCCCACGGAAGATACCGTCTCTGCCCCCTCAACGGAGGCACCACCAGAGTTGACGGATAAGCCATCTTCAGCAGAGGCATCGTTGCCACCTCCACCCAGTGTTTCTGGTGTATAA